A window of the bacterium genome harbors these coding sequences:
- the rpsI gene encoding 30S ribosomal protein S9: MADRIFIGRRKTSVARIILKNGNGKVTVNGKEFEKAFPLLVSREDITKPFYVTETKGKFDVFVNVKGGGSTGQAQAIRLGIARALIDLNPEYRQALKIEGLLTRDPRMVERKKYGQPKARKRFQFSKR; the protein is encoded by the coding sequence ATGGCTGATAGAATTTTTATTGGAAGAAGAAAAACATCTGTAGCAAGAATTATATTGAAAAATGGTAATGGTAAGGTGACAGTAAATGGAAAAGAGTTTGAGAAGGCTTTCCCATTACTTGTTAGTCGTGAAGACATAACAAAACCTTTTTATGTAACCGAAACAAAAGGCAAATTTGATGTGTTCGTTAACGTAAAGGGCGGCGGTTCAACAGGTCAGGCACAAGCAATAAGATTAGGTATTGCGAGAGCTTTAATAGATTTGAATCCCGAATACAGACAGGCATTGAAAATAGAAGGTCTTTTAACAAGAGATCCAAGAATGGTTGAAAGAAAGAAATACGGTCAACCGAAAGCAAGAAAAAGATTTCAATTTTCTAAAAGATAA
- a CDS encoding UMP kinase yields MSLKYKRVLLKLSGESLMGSQGFGIDNNVLEFFSAEIEKAYKTGVELGIVIGGGNIYRGLSATSQGIDRATGDQMGMLSTVINSLALQNAIEKKGIYTRLMSAINMEAIAEPYIRRRAIRHLEKKRIVIFGAGTGHPYFSTDTAASLRAVEIKADVIIKGTRVDGVFDSDPEKNPDALRFENISYLDVLKKNLRIMDLTAVSLCQENDLPMIVFNMDVPDNLLKLVSGEDVGTLINNGEKISKEV; encoded by the coding sequence ATGAGCTTAAAGTATAAAAGAGTTTTACTCAAATTGAGTGGTGAATCATTAATGGGTTCACAGGGTTTTGGAATTGATAATAATGTGCTCGAATTTTTTTCCGCAGAAATTGAAAAGGCTTATAAAACGGGTGTTGAACTCGGGATTGTTATTGGCGGCGGAAATATTTATCGCGGACTCAGTGCAACTTCGCAGGGAATTGACAGAGCAACCGGCGATCAGATGGGCATGTTATCTACGGTGATTAATTCACTTGCTCTTCAAAATGCTATTGAGAAAAAAGGAATTTATACCCGTCTGATGAGTGCAATAAATATGGAAGCAATTGCCGAACCTTATATACGAAGAAGAGCGATCAGACATCTTGAGAAAAAAAGAATTGTGATTTTTGGTGCGGGTACAGGTCATCCATATTTTAGTACAGATACAGCAGCATCGCTTCGCGCAGTTGAAATAAAAGCCGATGTAATAATCAAAGGAACAAGAGTAGATGGTGTTTTTGACAGCGATCCCGAAAAAAATCCTGATGCATTGAGGTTTGAAAATATTTCATACCTGGATGTGTTAAAAAAGAATTTACGAATTATGGATTTAACAGCGGTAAGTCTTTGCCAGGAAAATGATCTGCCGATGATAGTATTCAATATGGATGTTCCCGATAATTTACTCAAGCTTGTCTCAGGTGAAGATGTAGGCACTCTTATAAACAATGGAGAAAAAATTTCAAAAGAAGTTTAA
- a CDS encoding elongation factor Ts yields the protein MAITAAQVNDLRQRTGAGMMDCKRALEEANGDIQKAIEILRKKGASVAAKRAEKSANEGLVVTKVSDDKRSATILEINCETDFVAKSEDFINLAKFVLDAAHKYRPKSVTELMNYTEVQDKVNEVLGKVGEKIEISRFNFVEATTGLLVDYIHMGSKLGVLIKFEDVKSGNDELYTIGKDMAMQVAAMNPISVKREDVPKAVVDKEIEIYKELAKKEGKPEQMLEKIAMGRLNKFYQENVLLEQAFIKDNSKTVGDLLKEFNTKHGSAAKVSRFDRFHLGDEKK from the coding sequence ATGGCAATTACTGCTGCACAAGTAAATGATTTAAGACAACGAACCGGTGCCGGTATGATGGACTGCAAACGGGCACTCGAAGAAGCTAATGGCGATATCCAGAAAGCCATAGAAATTTTAAGAAAGAAAGGTGCTTCTGTTGCTGCAAAGAGAGCTGAAAAATCAGCGAATGAAGGATTAGTAGTCACTAAAGTTTCGGATGATAAACGTTCCGCTACAATTCTTGAAATCAATTGTGAAACCGACTTTGTTGCGAAGAGTGAGGATTTTATTAATCTGGCAAAATTTGTACTCGATGCTGCTCACAAATACAGACCCAAGAGTGTCACTGAGTTAATGAACTACACTGAGGTTCAGGATAAAGTTAACGAAGTATTGGGCAAAGTTGGTGAAAAGATAGAAATCTCCCGTTTCAATTTTGTGGAAGCGACGACAGGTTTGCTTGTGGATTACATTCACATGGGCTCTAAACTTGGAGTGCTCATAAAATTCGAAGATGTAAAATCAGGAAACGATGAGCTTTACACAATTGGAAAAGATATGGCTATGCAGGTTGCAGCTATGAATCCGATAAGTGTAAAAAGGGAAGACGTCCCTAAAGCTGTTGTTGATAAAGAAATCGAAATATACAAAGAGCTTGCAAAGAAAGAAGGAAAGCCCGAGCAGATGCTTGAGAAAATTGCGATGGGAAGATTGAATAAATTCTACCAGGAAAATGTTCTTCTTGAGCAGGCGTTCATTAAAGATAATTCAAAAACTGTTGGCGATCTGCTGAAAGAATTCAATACTAAACACGGGTCTGCAGCAAAGGTCTCAAGATTTGACCGCTTCCATCTCGGTGATGAGAAGAAATAA
- a CDS encoding L,D-transpeptidase, with protein MKLGPVNAADYLNKEVLKNIIYLTLAIVLFFFGILVYGIILNLREIPLSEAMIKAGYTEINNPKLIVDRRNYTLGVYEDSVLIKNYRVSFGKSLQEPKTRADDKATPVGKYRICKISINHKYHKFFQIDYPNLEDGANALRRGWISQKEFNDIKFQYYYEGCTRYHRLLGGNIGIHGIGELNYIFKNLPFVFNWTNGSIALSDENIDEIHSVIREGTEVVIK; from the coding sequence ATGAAGTTGGGACCGGTGAATGCTGCCGACTATCTTAACAAAGAAGTTCTCAAAAATATTATTTATCTGACTTTAGCTATCGTTCTTTTCTTTTTCGGCATATTGGTGTATGGAATTATTCTAAACCTTCGTGAAATTCCACTTTCCGAAGCGATGATTAAAGCTGGATACACTGAAATAAATAATCCCAAACTAATTGTTGATCGCCGCAATTACACACTAGGAGTTTATGAAGACAGTGTCCTGATAAAAAATTACAGAGTGAGTTTCGGAAAATCACTCCAGGAACCAAAAACGAGAGCCGATGATAAAGCAACTCCTGTTGGTAAATATCGAATTTGTAAAATCTCTATTAATCACAAATATCATAAATTTTTTCAGATCGACTATCCGAATCTTGAAGATGGTGCAAACGCTTTGAGGAGAGGATGGATCTCTCAAAAAGAATTCAATGATATTAAATTTCAGTATTATTATGAAGGTTGCACCAGATATCACAGATTATTAGGTGGCAATATTGGAATTCATGGCATTGGAGAATTAAACTATATCTTTAAAAATCTTCCGTTTGTTTTTAACTGGACAAATGGTTCGATTGCATTGAGTGACGAAAACATCGATGAAATTCATTCAGTAATAAGAGAGGGAACCGAAGTTGTTATCAAGTAA
- the frr gene encoding ribosome recycling factor: MNQQIKDAKSRMDKTIETLRSELAKVRTGKATTVLLDSIRVDYYGNMVPLNQVGNVSVLDAHTLSITPWEKQMVQIIDKAILEANLGLNPISDGTNLKIPIPPLNEERRKELVKLVKKFGEEAKVAIRNVRRDANDHLKKEQKDKKMTEDQLHDAEKEMQKLTDDHIKLIDDILKHKEKEIMEV; the protein is encoded by the coding sequence ATGAATCAGCAAATAAAAGACGCTAAAAGCAGAATGGATAAAACTATAGAAACATTAAGAAGTGAGCTCGCAAAAGTAAGAACCGGCAAAGCGACAACCGTGCTACTCGACAGCATCAGGGTTGATTATTATGGAAATATGGTCCCGCTTAATCAGGTTGGTAACGTGTCAGTACTCGATGCACATACTCTTTCCATTACTCCATGGGAAAAACAAATGGTTCAGATTATAGACAAAGCGATCCTCGAAGCTAACCTCGGTCTTAATCCGATAAGCGATGGAACTAATCTGAAAATTCCAATTCCACCATTAAATGAAGAAAGAAGGAAAGAACTTGTTAAACTTGTAAAAAAATTTGGTGAAGAAGCTAAAGTTGCTATCAGAAACGTCAGGCGTGATGCAAACGATCATCTTAAAAAAGAACAGAAGGATAAAAAGATGACTGAGGACCAGTTGCACGACGCTGAAAAAGAAATGCAGAAGCTGACTGACGATCACATAAAATTAATTGACGATATTCTTAAGCATAAAGAAAAAGAAATTATGGAAGTATAA
- the rplM gene encoding 50S ribosomal protein L13: MTRFIKTEDAARKWYLVDAKDQVLGRLASRVASVIRGKTKPIFTPNMDTGDFVIVINADKVKMTGKREELKKYIWHSMYPGGQKIRSYEEMKSKKPEYVIQEAVRGMLPKNRLGKSLITKLKVYAGPEHPHKAQKPELLSTSEK; encoded by the coding sequence ATGACAAGGTTCATTAAGACCGAGGATGCCGCCCGAAAGTGGTACCTTGTTGATGCGAAGGACCAGGTGTTAGGAAGACTAGCTTCCAGAGTTGCATCAGTTATCAGAGGAAAGACGAAACCAATTTTCACACCGAATATGGATACCGGTGATTTCGTGATTGTAATTAATGCTGACAAAGTTAAAATGACAGGCAAACGCGAAGAACTGAAAAAATATATCTGGCATAGTATGTATCCTGGTGGACAGAAGATTCGTTCTTACGAAGAAATGAAAAGTAAAAAACCAGAGTACGTCATTCAGGAAGCTGTTAGAGGTATGCTACCGAAGAACAGATTAGGCAAAAGTCTGATTACGAAATTAAAAGTTTATGCAGGACCCGAACACCCGCACAAAGCTCAGAAACCAGAATTATTAAGCACATCGGAGAAGTAA
- the rpsB gene encoding 30S ribosomal protein S2 gives MATVELTHLIEAGAHFGHLTRRWNPKMKPFIFMEKNGIHIIDLKKSLGLLNQAYQEMVDAVSQGNTVLFVGTKKQAKGVIESEAKRCGMNWVSERWLGGMLTNFSTIRKSVKRLQNIEKQETDGTFEKITKKERLFLTRERDKLKKILEGVETMGKLPGVVFVVDIKKEDIAVKEAKRLNIPVFAIVDTNCDPDDINYMIPANDDAVKTIELIVKHMADAVIEGQAKFKERRAEEIAERERARKEHHEETEQAEEKKVSKKHLKRKDKKEEDISEEKKDSEETKTSSEN, from the coding sequence ATGGCAACTGTAGAGTTGACGCACCTCATTGAAGCAGGTGCACACTTCGGGCACTTAACACGCCGCTGGAATCCCAAGATGAAACCATTCATTTTTATGGAGAAGAATGGGATCCACATCATTGATTTAAAGAAAAGTCTTGGATTATTAAATCAAGCATACCAGGAAATGGTCGATGCTGTTTCGCAGGGAAACACAGTACTTTTTGTGGGTACTAAAAAGCAGGCAAAAGGTGTAATCGAATCCGAAGCAAAAAGATGCGGAATGAACTGGGTTAGTGAGCGATGGCTTGGCGGAATGCTCACAAACTTTTCGACAATCAGAAAAAGTGTAAAGAGATTACAGAACATCGAAAAACAGGAAACTGATGGAACCTTCGAAAAGATTACGAAGAAGGAAAGATTGTTTCTTACGCGGGAGCGCGACAAGCTGAAAAAAATTCTCGAGGGAGTTGAAACGATGGGAAAACTTCCGGGAGTTGTTTTTGTAGTCGATATTAAAAAGGAAGATATAGCAGTTAAGGAAGCAAAAAGATTGAACATTCCGGTCTTTGCTATTGTTGATACGAACTGCGACCCTGATGATATAAATTATATGATCCCGGCAAATGATGACGCTGTTAAAACAATTGAACTTATCGTAAAGCATATGGCTGATGCTGTTATTGAAGGACAGGCAAAGTTCAAAGAAAGAAGAGCTGAGGAAATTGCTGAAAGAGAAAGAGCACGGAAAGAGCATCACGAAGAAACTGAACAAGCGGAAGAGAAAAAGGTATCCAAGAAACATTTGAAGAGAAAAGACAAAAAAGAAGAAGATATATCTGAAGAAAAAAAAGATTCTGAAGAAACAAAAACTTCTTCCGAAAATTAA